TAAACGCCGTGCTGGCGTGGACCCTGCCGGTGCGGCGGCTATAGGCCTAGGAGGAGCAAGAGCCGTCCTGGTGCTACAGCAAGGTCGAATGGACGACGCACCGCGCCCCTGTCCGTTGCGCACGACCCGGAGAAGTCCGGCACACTGATTGTGGCGATGGACGCCTGCAATAGTCTGATCGGCCGCGGAGCTGTGGTGTGAGCGTGGGCTGGCTTGGTAGACAAGCGTAGCTGGTCCACCAAGTTTGAGATGCGCTCGCAGCGGTTCACTACCCGGTCGAATGAGGTGCCGAAGGCCAA
This is a stretch of genomic DNA from Methylobacterium sp. 17Sr1-1. It encodes these proteins:
- a CDS encoding DUF4113 domain-containing protein, whose product is MVDKRSWSTKFEMRSQRFTTRSNEVPKANATVQ